One region of Pseudomonas sp. ABC1 genomic DNA includes:
- the gcvP gene encoding aminomethyl-transferring glycine dehydrogenase: protein MSRAIRLQQPEAFLQRHIGPDDAEQRTMLAALGLDSREALIEQALPPEIRLDAPLELPPALDEQAALRRLRSYAEQNQVWTSLIGMGYHGTVTPTVILRNVLENPGWYTAYTPYQPELAQGRLEALLNFQQMTCDLTGLELANASLLDEATAAAEAMSLARRVAKNPSRRFFVDENCHPQTLSVVRTRAEGLGIELVCGPLERLVEQEVFGALLQYPDTHGEIHDLRPYIDALHQRQALACVAADLLALVLLTPPGELGADVVLGSSQRFGVPMGYGGPHAAYFACRESYKRSLPGRLIGVSRDARGNPALRMALQTREQHIRREKANSNICTAQVLLANIAAFYAVYHGPQGLQRIARRVQRLTALLAHALEQGGIRRLNQHFFDTLTLEVGGAQAAILDSAHAARINLRILGRGRLGLSLDETSDERTVEQLLAIFLGADHGLDIATLDAECDDLGIPAALQRNSPFLVHPVFNRHHSETRMLRYLKQLESKDLALNQAMIPLGSCTMKLNASSEMLPITWPAFADLHPFAPGEQARGYHLLIDELQRWLCAISGFDSVSLQPNSGAQGEYAGLLAIRAYHASRGEGQRDICLIPASAHGTNPASAQMAGLRVVVVECDRAGNIDRADLASKAEQAGEHLACLMVTYPSTHGVYEAGIREICAQVHALGGQVYMDGANLNALVGLARPADLGADVSHMNLHKTFCIPHGGGGPGMGPIGVKTHLAPFVANHPVVELEGPDPRNGAVSAAPWGSAGILPISWMYIAMMGPQLRTATEVAVLNANYLALRLGAAYPILYSGNAGRVAHECIIDLRPLKASSGIDEEDVAKRLIDYGFHAPTMSFPVPGTLMIEPTESESLEELERFVEAMLGIREEIARVERGDWPADNNPLVHAPHTLADITAPWTRPYSIAEAVTPTTFTRAHKYWPTVNRVDNAHGDRHLFCGCASLGDYRS from the coding sequence ATGTCCCGAGCCATCCGCCTGCAACAGCCCGAAGCCTTTCTCCAGCGCCATATCGGCCCAGACGACGCCGAGCAGCGGACCATGCTGGCGGCGCTGGGGCTGGACAGCCGTGAGGCGCTGATCGAACAGGCGCTGCCGCCGGAGATACGCCTGGACGCGCCGCTGGAGTTGCCACCTGCGCTGGACGAACAGGCCGCGCTACGGCGCCTGAGGAGCTATGCCGAGCAGAACCAGGTGTGGACCAGCCTGATCGGCATGGGCTACCACGGCACCGTCACGCCAACGGTGATCCTGCGTAACGTGCTGGAAAACCCCGGCTGGTACACCGCCTATACGCCCTACCAGCCGGAGCTGGCGCAGGGGCGGCTGGAGGCGCTGCTCAACTTCCAGCAGATGACCTGCGACCTGACCGGCCTGGAATTGGCCAACGCGTCACTGCTGGACGAAGCCACGGCGGCGGCGGAAGCCATGAGCCTGGCGCGGCGGGTGGCGAAGAACCCGAGCCGGCGCTTTTTCGTCGACGAGAACTGTCATCCGCAAACACTCTCGGTGGTGCGGACCCGTGCCGAAGGCCTGGGCATCGAACTGGTGTGCGGACCGCTGGAACGCCTGGTCGAGCAGGAAGTGTTCGGCGCATTGCTGCAATACCCGGACACCCACGGCGAAATCCACGACCTGCGCCCGTACATCGACGCCCTGCACCAACGCCAGGCGCTCGCCTGCGTCGCTGCCGACCTGCTGGCACTGGTGCTGCTGACGCCGCCCGGCGAACTGGGCGCCGACGTGGTGCTCGGTTCGAGCCAGCGCTTCGGCGTGCCAATGGGCTACGGCGGCCCCCATGCGGCCTACTTCGCCTGCCGCGAGTCCTACAAGCGCTCGCTGCCGGGGCGGCTGATCGGCGTGTCGCGGGATGCCCGGGGCAACCCGGCGCTGCGCATGGCGTTGCAGACCCGCGAGCAACATATCCGTCGCGAGAAGGCCAACTCGAACATCTGCACCGCCCAGGTGCTGCTGGCCAATATCGCCGCCTTCTATGCCGTCTACCATGGCCCGCAGGGTCTGCAACGCATCGCCCGGCGCGTGCAGAGACTGACCGCGCTGCTGGCCCACGCGCTCGAACAAGGTGGCATTCGCCGCCTCAACCAGCACTTCTTCGACACCCTGACCCTGGAGGTCGGCGGTGCCCAGGCGGCGATCCTCGACAGCGCCCACGCCGCCCGCATCAACCTGCGCATCCTTGGCCGTGGCCGACTGGGCTTGAGCCTGGATGAAACCAGCGACGAACGAACCGTCGAACAGTTGCTGGCGATCTTCCTCGGTGCCGACCACGGCCTGGACATCGCCACGCTGGACGCCGAGTGCGACGACCTGGGCATTCCTGCAGCCCTGCAACGCAACAGCCCGTTCCTTGTCCACCCGGTGTTCAACCGCCACCACAGCGAGACGCGCATGTTGCGCTACCTCAAGCAATTGGAGAGCAAGGATCTGGCGCTGAACCAGGCAATGATCCCGCTGGGCTCTTGCACCATGAAGCTCAACGCCAGCAGCGAAATGCTGCCGATCACCTGGCCAGCATTCGCTGACCTGCACCCCTTCGCCCCCGGCGAACAGGCGCGTGGCTACCACCTGCTGATCGACGAACTGCAACGCTGGTTGTGTGCTATCAGCGGCTTCGACAGTGTCAGCCTGCAACCCAACTCGGGCGCCCAGGGCGAGTACGCCGGGCTGCTGGCGATCCGCGCCTACCACGCCAGTCGTGGCGAGGGGCAGCGCGACATCTGCCTGATCCCGGCTTCCGCCCATGGCACCAACCCGGCCTCGGCACAGATGGCCGGGCTGCGGGTGGTGGTGGTCGAGTGCGACCGCGCCGGCAACATCGACCGCGCCGACCTGGCGAGCAAGGCCGAGCAGGCCGGCGAGCATCTGGCCTGCCTGATGGTCACCTACCCTTCGACCCACGGCGTCTACGAGGCGGGCATCCGCGAGATCTGCGCGCAGGTTCATGCGCTCGGTGGACAGGTCTATATGGACGGCGCCAACCTCAATGCGCTGGTCGGCCTGGCGCGCCCGGCGGACCTCGGCGCGGACGTCTCGCACATGAACCTGCACAAGACCTTCTGCATCCCCCATGGCGGCGGCGGGCCGGGCATGGGACCGATCGGCGTCAAGACGCACCTGGCGCCGTTCGTCGCCAATCACCCGGTGGTCGAACTGGAAGGCCCGGACCCGCGCAACGGCGCAGTCAGCGCTGCACCCTGGGGCAGCGCTGGCATCCTGCCGATCAGTTGGATGTACATCGCCATGATGGGGCCGCAACTGCGCACCGCCACGGAAGTCGCGGTACTCAACGCCAACTACCTGGCCCTGCGCCTGGGCGCGGCCTACCCGATTCTCTACAGCGGCAATGCCGGACGGGTCGCCCACGAATGCATCATCGACCTGCGCCCGCTCAAGGCCAGCAGCGGCATCGACGAGGAAGACGTGGCCAAGCGCCTGATCGACTACGGCTTCCACGCGCCGACCATGTCCTTCCCGGTGCCCGGCACCCTGATGATCGAACCGACCGAGAGCGAATCGTTGGAGGAACTGGAGCGCTTCGTCGAGGCGATGCTGGGCATCCGCGAGGAGATCGCCCGGGTCGAACGCGGCGACTGGCCGGCGGACAACAATCCGCTGGTGCACGCCCCGCACACCCTGGCCGATATCACCGCGCCGTGGACACGCCCCTACAGCATCGCCGAAGCCGTCACCCCGACCACCTTCACCCGCGCCCACAAATACTGGCCGACGGTAAACCGGGTGGACAACGCCCATGGCGACCGACATCTGTTCTGTGGCTGTGCGTCCCTGGGGGATTATCGGAGCTGA
- a CDS encoding alpha/beta fold hydrolase — protein MTEVLALLPGWSCSPAALQGLADCLRPGLSVRLEALPLSANPGDWLDELDERLPLDGWLCGWSLGGMLATQLAARRGERCAGLITLASNACFRQREDWSEAMPLATFAAFREGFQQDPTGTLKRFTLLCGRGGAEPRQTAQRLHAMQSGWSSEALQAGLHVLDELDGRAALLQYQGSQLHLFGVDDALVPHGCAARLEALLPKAQVETIAATGHALPLEAPELLAERMRAFILGRRPGQSGGA, from the coding sequence ATGACTGAGGTGCTGGCGCTGCTGCCAGGCTGGTCCTGCTCGCCTGCCGCGTTGCAGGGGCTGGCTGACTGCCTGCGCCCGGGGTTGTCGGTACGGCTGGAGGCGCTGCCGTTGTCGGCCAACCCCGGTGACTGGCTGGATGAGCTGGATGAGCGCCTGCCCCTGGATGGCTGGTTGTGCGGCTGGTCCCTCGGCGGGATGCTGGCAACGCAACTGGCAGCGCGTCGGGGCGAGCGCTGTGCGGGGTTGATCACTCTGGCCAGCAATGCCTGTTTCCGGCAGCGCGAGGATTGGTCCGAGGCCATGCCATTGGCGACTTTCGCGGCCTTTCGTGAGGGCTTCCAGCAGGACCCGACCGGCACCTTGAAACGCTTTACGCTGCTGTGTGGCCGGGGCGGCGCCGAGCCTCGGCAGACTGCCCAACGATTGCACGCCATGCAGAGCGGCTGGTCGTCCGAAGCGCTCCAGGCTGGGCTTCACGTGCTGGACGAACTGGATGGCCGCGCCGCATTGCTGCAGTACCAGGGGTCGCAACTGCACCTGTTTGGCGTGGACGATGCGCTGGTCCCGCACGGCTGCGCGGCCAGGCTGGAGGCTTTGCTGCCGAAGGCGCAGGTCGAAACGATTGCCGCGACGGGGCATGCCCTGCCGCTGGAAGCCCCGGAACTGCTGGCCGAGCGCATGCGTGCCTTTATCCTTGGGCGTCGGCCAGGGCAGTCGGGTGGAGCATGA
- the bioD gene encoding dethiobiotin synthase — protein sequence MKAFFVTGTDTDAGKTSVACALLHKARQAGLSTAAVKPVASGCVRTEAGLRNADALALQAECSLALPYEVVNPFAFSPAIAPHLAAEEAEVSLGVDELTISVRSVLAQGADFTLVEGAGGWRVPLNATENLSDLALALGLPVILVVGVRLGCINHALLSAEAILADGLPLAGWVANVVDPHAARLAQNIETLAARLPAPCLGQVPWSQPPAPAALARYLDLATLIQTPSRTCS from the coding sequence ATGAAGGCGTTCTTCGTCACCGGTACTGACACCGATGCTGGCAAGACCAGCGTTGCCTGCGCCTTGCTGCATAAGGCACGGCAGGCCGGGCTGTCCACGGCGGCGGTCAAACCAGTGGCTTCTGGATGTGTACGCACAGAAGCTGGCTTGCGTAACGCCGATGCTCTGGCCCTGCAGGCCGAGTGCAGCCTGGCGCTGCCCTATGAGGTTGTGAACCCCTTCGCCTTCTCACCGGCCATCGCTCCGCACCTGGCCGCCGAGGAAGCCGAGGTGAGCCTGGGCGTCGACGAACTGACTATCTCGGTGCGCTCGGTATTGGCGCAGGGCGCCGACTTTACCCTGGTGGAAGGAGCTGGTGGTTGGCGGGTGCCGCTCAATGCCACCGAGAACCTGTCCGACCTGGCGCTGGCGCTTGGCTTGCCGGTGATCCTGGTGGTCGGCGTGCGGCTGGGCTGCATCAACCATGCGCTGCTCAGCGCTGAGGCGATCCTGGCCGATGGGCTGCCACTGGCAGGGTGGGTGGCCAATGTGGTCGATCCGCATGCCGCGCGGCTGGCGCAGAATATCGAGACACTGGCTGCGCGTTTGCCCGCGCCGTGCCTTGGCCAGGTGCCTTGGTCGCAACCGCCCGCTCCAGCCGCGTTGGCTCGTTATCTGGACCTGGCGACGTTGATACAGACTCCAAGCAGAACTTGCAGCTAG
- the bioC gene encoding malonyl-ACP O-methyltransferase BioC, producing MMPDKHAVAASFSRAAASYDSVAGLQREIGHTLLERLPMDARVERWLDLGCGTGYFSRELARCWPDAEGVALDLAEGMLRHARPLGGAECFIAGDAEALPLMDARFDLLFSSLALQWCEDFGQALREAKRVLRPGGLLAFSSLCDGTLAELRDSWREVDGHAHVNRFRSPQDYQLLCDNSGLQVESLWVSPLTVHFPDLASLTHALKALGAHNLNPGRPGGLTGRARLRALVQAYERWRQPEGLPATYQVIYGVLRK from the coding sequence ATGATGCCGGACAAGCACGCGGTGGCGGCCTCGTTCTCCCGGGCCGCCGCCAGCTACGACAGCGTGGCTGGCTTACAGCGTGAGATCGGCCATACCCTGCTGGAGCGTTTGCCCATGGATGCCCGGGTCGAGCGCTGGCTGGATCTGGGTTGTGGCACCGGCTATTTCTCCCGTGAGCTGGCCCGGTGCTGGCCGGATGCCGAGGGTGTGGCGCTGGACCTGGCGGAGGGCATGTTGCGTCACGCCCGGCCATTAGGTGGCGCCGAGTGCTTTATTGCGGGCGATGCCGAGGCGTTGCCGCTGATGGATGCCCGCTTCGACCTGCTGTTCTCCAGCCTGGCGCTGCAATGGTGCGAGGATTTCGGCCAGGCGCTGCGCGAGGCAAAGCGCGTGCTGCGCCCTGGTGGACTGCTGGCCTTCAGCAGCCTGTGCGACGGCACCCTGGCGGAGCTGCGCGACAGCTGGCGTGAGGTCGATGGCCATGCCCATGTCAATCGTTTCCGCTCGCCGCAGGACTACCAACTGCTCTGCGATAACAGCGGCCTGCAGGTGGAAAGCCTATGGGTCAGTCCATTGACCGTGCATTTCCCCGACCTGGCCAGCCTGACCCATGCGCTCAAGGCACTGGGCGCACATAACCTCAACCCTGGTCGCCCAGGTGGGCTGACCGGGCGTGCGCGTTTGCGTGCGCTGGTCCAAGCCTATGAGCGTTGGCGCCAGCCCGAAGGGTTGCCGGCCACTTATCAGGTGATTTATGGAGTGCTGCGTAAATGA
- a CDS encoding serine/threonine protein kinase, translating into MSHPFDALSPDLVLDAVESLGYLSDARVLALNSYENRVYQVGIEDETPLVAKFYRPQRWSDAAILEEHQFSQELADRDIPVVAPLQRDGRTLFEHAGFRFALFPRRGGRAPEPGDADQLYRLGQLLGRLHAVGASHPFAHRERLTPQLFGHDALATLLEGGFIPGALLADYRALAQDLLARVDALFAATPHQTIRLHGDCHPGNILVRDDAMYLVDLDDCRSGPAVQDLWMMLSGERHERTAQLAELLEGYGEFHDFNPRELALIEGLRTLRMLHYSAWLARRWDDPAFPASFPWFGSEHYWREQIQILSQQRQALEQQPLQLFP; encoded by the coding sequence ATGTCCCATCCTTTCGACGCCCTCAGCCCGGACCTGGTCCTCGATGCCGTGGAAAGCCTCGGTTACCTCAGCGATGCCCGGGTGCTGGCCCTCAACAGCTACGAGAACCGTGTCTATCAGGTCGGGATCGAGGACGAGACGCCGCTGGTGGCCAAGTTCTATCGCCCACAACGCTGGAGCGATGCGGCGATCCTCGAGGAACACCAGTTCAGCCAGGAACTGGCGGATCGCGATATCCCCGTGGTGGCGCCGCTGCAACGGGATGGCCGGACCCTGTTCGAACACGCCGGCTTCCGCTTCGCGTTGTTTCCTCGTCGCGGTGGCCGCGCCCCGGAACCCGGCGATGCCGACCAGTTGTACCGACTAGGGCAATTGCTCGGGCGCCTGCATGCGGTCGGCGCCAGCCATCCGTTCGCCCATCGGGAGCGACTGACTCCGCAATTGTTCGGCCACGACGCGCTGGCGACCCTTTTGGAGGGCGGATTCATTCCCGGCGCGCTGCTCGCGGACTACCGTGCGCTCGCCCAGGACCTGCTGGCACGGGTCGACGCGCTGTTCGCCGCCACGCCTCACCAGACCATCCGCCTGCATGGCGACTGCCACCCAGGCAATATCCTGGTGCGCGACGATGCCATGTACCTGGTCGACCTCGACGACTGCCGCAGCGGCCCAGCCGTCCAGGACCTGTGGATGATGCTCAGCGGCGAGCGCCATGAGCGCACCGCGCAATTGGCCGAACTGCTGGAAGGCTATGGTGAATTCCATGATTTCAACCCACGCGAGCTGGCGCTGATCGAGGGCCTGCGCACCCTGCGTATGCTGCACTACAGCGCCTGGCTGGCACGGCGCTGGGACGATCCGGCATTCCCGGCCAGCTTTCCCTGGTTCGGCAGTGAACATTACTGGCGTGAACAAATTCAGATACTCAGCCAGCAGCGCCAGGCGCTGGAGCAGCAACCCCTGCAACTGTTTCCGTAG
- the bioB gene encoding biotin synthase BioB, translating to MSATAFDLRHDWSLAEVRALFEQPFNDLLFLAQTVHRRHFDANRVQVSTLLSIKTGACPEDCKYCPQSGHYNTGLDKQKLMEVQKVLEAAAEAKAIGSTRFCMGAAWKHPSAKDMPYVLKMVEGVKALGLETCMTLGRLTQEQTQSLAAAGLDYYNHNLDTSPEFYGNIITTRTYSERLQTLAYVRDAGMKICSGGILGMGESLDDRAGLLIQLANLPEHPESVPINMLVKVEGTPLAAEEDVDPFDFIRMLAVARVMMPKSHVRLSAGREAMNEQMQALAFMAGANSIFYGEKLLTTGNPQADRDMALFRRLGIKPEERQDHADEVHQAAIEQALIEQRDSRLFYNAASA from the coding sequence ATGAGCGCCACTGCTTTCGATCTTCGCCATGACTGGAGCCTCGCCGAGGTTCGCGCACTCTTCGAGCAACCCTTCAACGACCTGCTGTTCCTGGCGCAGACGGTACATCGCCGGCATTTCGATGCCAATCGCGTACAGGTTTCCACCCTGCTGTCGATCAAGACCGGCGCCTGCCCCGAGGACTGCAAGTACTGCCCGCAGTCCGGCCACTACAACACCGGGCTGGACAAGCAGAAGCTGATGGAAGTGCAGAAGGTGCTGGAGGCGGCCGCCGAGGCCAAGGCCATCGGTTCCACGCGCTTCTGCATGGGCGCGGCCTGGAAGCACCCCTCGGCGAAAGACATGCCCTATGTGCTGAAGATGGTCGAAGGGGTCAAGGCGCTCGGCCTGGAAACCTGCATGACCCTCGGGCGCCTGACCCAGGAGCAGACCCAGTCACTGGCCGCCGCGGGTCTGGACTACTACAACCACAACCTCGACACCTCGCCGGAGTTCTACGGCAACATCATCACCACCCGCACCTATTCCGAGCGCCTGCAGACCCTCGCCTACGTGCGCGACGCCGGCATGAAGATCTGTTCCGGCGGCATCCTCGGCATGGGTGAGTCGCTGGACGACCGCGCCGGGCTGCTGATCCAGTTGGCCAACCTGCCGGAGCACCCGGAATCGGTGCCGATCAACATGCTGGTCAAGGTCGAGGGTACGCCCCTGGCCGCCGAAGAGGACGTCGATCCCTTCGACTTCATCCGCATGCTGGCGGTGGCCCGGGTCATGATGCCGAAGTCTCACGTGCGGCTGTCCGCCGGGCGCGAGGCGATGAACGAGCAGATGCAGGCGCTGGCCTTCATGGCCGGTGCCAACTCGATCTTCTACGGCGAAAAGCTGCTGACCACCGGCAACCCGCAGGCCGATCGCGACATGGCGCTGTTCCGTCGCCTCGGCATCAAGCCGGAGGAACGTCAGGACCACGCCGACGAAGTGCACCAGGCCGCCATCGAGCAGGCACTGATCGAACAGCGCGATTCGCGGCTGTTCTACAACGCCGCCTCAGCCTGA
- a CDS encoding ComF family protein yields the protein MVYNWTIIEHKCLLCSSATGNAEDICPACAADLPWLQGGCTVCALPLPGTGLTCGQCLKRPPAYDRVVAPWSFEFPLDGLVSGFKYQARWPMGRLLAGLLTEHLRRQFEADQPRPTALLPVPLSRRRLRQRGFNQAQMLANWLGQALGIPVLDTLLSRTRDTPPQQQLDARTRRRNLLGAFALAPDHAIRQGHLALVDDVLTTGATAQALARLLKRHGASRVDVYCLARTPVPWAEARLNTSGLSLAWRSL from the coding sequence ATGGTTTACAACTGGACGATTATTGAACACAAATGCCTGTTATGCAGCAGCGCCACTGGTAATGCCGAAGACATCTGCCCAGCCTGCGCGGCTGACCTGCCCTGGCTGCAAGGCGGTTGCACGGTCTGCGCCCTGCCGCTGCCAGGCACGGGGCTGACCTGCGGCCAGTGCCTGAAACGGCCGCCCGCCTATGACCGCGTCGTGGCGCCCTGGTCGTTCGAGTTCCCGCTGGATGGCCTGGTCAGCGGCTTCAAATACCAGGCGCGCTGGCCCATGGGCCGTCTGCTGGCAGGCCTGCTGACGGAACATTTGCGACGACAGTTCGAGGCCGACCAGCCTCGCCCGACGGCGCTGCTGCCAGTGCCCCTGTCGCGTCGGCGCCTGCGCCAGCGGGGCTTCAACCAGGCACAGATGCTGGCGAACTGGCTGGGCCAGGCATTGGGTATCCCCGTCCTCGACACCCTGCTATCGCGTACCCGCGATACACCACCCCAACAGCAACTGGATGCCCGCACCCGCCGACGCAACCTGCTCGGCGCCTTCGCCCTGGCCCCCGATCACGCCATACGGCAAGGACACCTGGCGCTGGTCGATGACGTGCTGACCACCGGCGCCACCGCCCAGGCCCTGGCACGCCTGCTCAAGCGCCATGGCGCCAGCCGGGTGGACGTCTATTGCCTGGCACGCACGCCGGTCCCCTGGGCAGAAGCCAGGCTGAACACGTCCGGGCTTTCACTTGCATGGCGAAGCTTGTAG
- the bioF gene encoding 8-amino-7-oxononanoate synthase, with translation MSFDLAARLAERQAADLFRQRPLLQSPQGPQVQVDGEALLAFCSNDYLGLANHPQVIQAMAEGAQRWGVGGGASHLVIGHSTPHHELELALAEFTGRPRALLFSTGYMANLAAVTALVGQGDTVLQDRLNHASLLDAGLLSGARFARYLHNDAASLASRLGKASGDTLVVTDGVFSMDGDLADLPALCATARAHGAWVMVDDAHGFGTLGATGGGIVEQFGLSLEDVPVLVGTLGKAFGTGGAFVAGSEELIETLIQFSRPYIYTTSQSPALACATLASLRLLREEGWRREHLHMLIERFREGAQRIGLPLMDSPTPIQPILVGSSGRALRLARYLRAHGLLVGAIRPPTVPQGTARLRVTLSAAHDESQVERLLDALADGWEALGNDGDD, from the coding sequence ATGAGTTTCGATCTCGCCGCTCGCCTCGCCGAGCGCCAGGCCGCCGACCTATTTCGCCAGCGCCCGCTGTTGCAGAGCCCGCAAGGGCCGCAGGTGCAGGTCGATGGCGAAGCGCTGCTGGCATTCTGTTCCAACGACTACCTTGGCCTGGCCAACCACCCGCAGGTGATCCAGGCCATGGCTGAGGGCGCGCAGCGCTGGGGTGTCGGCGGTGGCGCCTCGCACCTGGTGATTGGCCATTCCACACCGCACCATGAGCTGGAGCTGGCACTGGCCGAGTTCACCGGGCGTCCGCGGGCGTTGCTGTTCTCCACCGGCTACATGGCCAACCTGGCCGCCGTCACCGCGCTGGTCGGGCAGGGCGACACGGTCTTGCAGGACCGCCTCAACCACGCCTCGTTGCTGGATGCCGGGTTGCTGTCGGGGGCGCGTTTCGCCCGCTACCTGCACAACGATGCCGCGAGCCTGGCTTCGCGCCTGGGCAAGGCCAGCGGCGACACCCTGGTGGTGACCGATGGCGTGTTCAGCATGGACGGCGACCTGGCCGACCTGCCGGCGCTGTGTGCAACCGCCAGGGCGCATGGGGCCTGGGTGATGGTCGACGATGCGCACGGTTTCGGCACCCTGGGCGCCACGGGCGGCGGTATCGTCGAGCAGTTCGGGCTGTCTCTGGAGGACGTGCCGGTGCTGGTCGGTACCCTGGGCAAGGCATTCGGTACGGGCGGTGCCTTTGTCGCTGGCAGTGAAGAGCTGATCGAAACGCTGATCCAGTTCTCCCGGCCCTATATCTACACCACCAGCCAGTCGCCAGCGTTGGCCTGCGCCACCCTGGCCAGCCTGCGTCTGTTGCGCGAGGAGGGCTGGCGGCGTGAGCATCTGCACATGCTGATTGAGCGTTTCCGCGAGGGCGCGCAGCGTATCGGGTTGCCGTTGATGGACAGCCCGACGCCGATCCAGCCGATCCTGGTCGGCAGCAGTGGGCGTGCCTTGCGCCTGGCGCGCTATCTGCGTGCGCATGGTCTACTGGTCGGCGCGATCCGCCCGCCGACAGTGCCGCAGGGTACCGCGCGTCTGCGCGTGACGCTGAGCGCGGCGCATGACGAGTCTCAGGTGGAGCGATTGCTGGACGCCCTGGCCGACGGTTGGGAAGCGCTGGGGAATGACGGCGATGACTGA
- a CDS encoding ATP-binding protein, giving the protein MLGAATLAILFMLALLPVMQTAFSHTFERIIEQRLAADANTLISVAHLEDGRLQMPERLPDEEFNLPDAKLLGYIHDHEGRLLWQSRSSEDESIDYRPRYEGGVTEFLKIRDAEGLEYFVYDVELHLPGDARRAYSFITMQPSSEYQSLFAEFRRQLYLWLGGGLLVLWVLLWLGLTWGFRSLKRLSRELDQIESGRLQSLSDRHPQELLRLTRSLNRLLESEQRQRQHYRNSLGDLAHSLKTPLAVLQGLGEQMRGQPHNREQAQVMRAQIERMSQQIGYQLQRASLGKSGLVRHQVELRPLLESLCSTLDKVYQDKRVRVNLDVPQGCRVPMEQGALMELLGNLLENAYRLCLHEVRVRVQVGDDWLICVEDDGPGVPPDQRERIIQRGERLDTQHPGQGIGLSVVKDILDSYGGELSLDDSDLGGAAFHVRLRDD; this is encoded by the coding sequence ATGCTGGGGGCCGCGACCTTGGCGATCCTGTTCATGTTGGCACTGCTGCCGGTGATGCAGACCGCCTTCAGCCATACCTTCGAGCGGATCATCGAGCAGCGCCTGGCGGCCGACGCCAATACCCTGATCAGCGTCGCGCACCTGGAGGATGGCCGGTTGCAGATGCCCGAGCGCCTGCCCGACGAAGAATTCAACCTGCCGGATGCCAAGCTGCTGGGCTATATCCATGACCATGAAGGGCGCCTGCTCTGGCAGTCACGCTCCTCGGAAGACGAAAGCATCGACTACCGTCCGCGCTACGAGGGGGGCGTGACCGAGTTCCTGAAAATACGCGATGCCGAGGGGCTGGAGTATTTCGTCTATGACGTCGAGCTGCACCTGCCCGGTGATGCCCGGCGTGCCTACAGCTTCATCACCATGCAGCCGAGCAGCGAATACCAGAGCCTGTTCGCCGAGTTTCGTCGGCAACTCTACCTGTGGTTGGGCGGTGGCCTGCTGGTGCTGTGGGTCTTGCTCTGGCTGGGGCTGACCTGGGGCTTTCGCTCGCTCAAACGCCTCAGTCGCGAGCTGGACCAGATCGAGTCGGGCCGTTTGCAAAGCCTGAGCGACCGCCACCCGCAGGAATTGCTGCGGCTGACCCGTTCGCTCAACCGGCTGCTGGAGAGTGAGCAGCGCCAGCGCCAGCACTACCGCAATTCGCTGGGCGACCTGGCCCACAGCCTGAAGACCCCGCTGGCGGTGTTGCAAGGGCTGGGGGAACAGATGCGCGGGCAACCGCACAACCGTGAGCAGGCGCAGGTCATGCGGGCGCAAATCGAGCGCATGAGCCAGCAGATCGGCTACCAGTTGCAGCGGGCCAGCCTGGGCAAGAGCGGCCTGGTGCGCCATCAGGTCGAGTTGCGTCCGCTACTGGAAAGCCTGTGCAGCACGCTGGACAAGGTCTATCAGGACAAGCGGGTGCGGGTGAACCTCGACGTCCCGCAGGGCTGTCGGGTGCCGATGGAGCAGGGCGCGCTGATGGAACTGCTGGGCAACCTGCTGGAGAACGCCTATCGGCTGTGCCTGCATGAGGTGCGCGTCCGCGTGCAGGTTGGCGACGACTGGCTGATCTGCGTCGAGGACGATGGCCCAGGCGTGCCGCCCGACCAGCGCGAACGCATCATCCAGCGCGGCGAGCGGCTGGACACCCAGCATCCGGGGCAAGGCATCGGCCTTTCGGTGGTCAAGGACATCCTCGACAGCTACGGCGGCGAACTCAGCCTGGACGATTCCGATCTGGGCGGCGCGGCCTTTCATGTACGTTTGCGCGACGATTGA